A genomic stretch from uncultured Campylobacter sp. includes:
- a CDS encoding DNA polymerase III subunit gamma/tau has protein sequence MQALALKYRPKSFEQLIGQDAVAKSLAHALDSGRLSHAYLFSGLRGSGKTSTARIFAKALLCDKGPTGKPCEVCDNCVMANEGRHIDIIEMDAASHRKIDDIRELIEQTKYHPASARFKIFIIDEVHMLTKEASNALLKTLEEPPSYVKFILATTDPLKLPVTVLSRTQHFRFKPIAKSAVVAHLEQILKTENIAYEEGALEILARSGSGSLRDTLTLLDQAIIFSREGITQRAIADMLGLLDPAKIGEILDIVLRQDRAGAIEIIKEVENYNAETIIDEMIANLKDKFLRRDAKFSLLMYERFFRILAGAKSMLAISPDNTYAISMMIFMMMEAVNLREIDELIEVGRSLDQGEGYPSASAPNLNAQNSAPNFRSNSNQSASFASNSEPGGAAFAQSDQGSATSGVPSFTASAKRPASSAQNSGASGAVKQNLDAGGEIKPGAAAQAQNSNSSVKTGAQNEIYENFLAKIYDRDYDLGEKFSKCVEFLKFERGTLYLLSRAQGQDREYLRKGSRAINSVLKSLFGESAKIKIEQSAPQNGDDPAQSKRDRNSARGATATQSKNSTKGATSESGADTARPRNSTSQSHVNSASQNFTESSISSSVQENPESTQASEQSCAPQINSAADEAQAAKLQTDAARNSEQQNSKNSTIQNFAQRNSATNSNSQNSASNSKLQNSEISAGDDGGEKDDLLRSTDPQNYAAKPRDTSKSVRAAKAGLAELANGAQDGKEILISEINRLFGEPTKITE, from the coding sequence TTGCAAGCACTCGCTTTAAAATACAGACCCAAAAGCTTCGAGCAGCTCATCGGTCAAGACGCCGTCGCCAAAAGCCTTGCGCACGCGCTGGATTCGGGCAGACTGAGCCACGCATATCTTTTCAGCGGACTTCGCGGCAGCGGCAAAACCTCGACGGCTAGGATTTTTGCCAAAGCGCTTTTATGCGATAAAGGCCCCACCGGCAAGCCGTGCGAGGTCTGCGATAACTGCGTAATGGCAAACGAGGGGCGCCACATCGACATTATCGAGATGGACGCCGCCAGCCACCGCAAAATCGACGATATCCGCGAGCTTATCGAGCAGACGAAGTATCATCCCGCAAGCGCGCGCTTTAAAATTTTCATTATCGACGAGGTGCATATGCTCACCAAAGAGGCCTCCAACGCGCTTTTAAAGACGCTTGAGGAGCCGCCTAGCTACGTAAAATTTATCCTTGCGACTACCGATCCGCTCAAGCTTCCAGTCACGGTACTATCGCGCACGCAGCACTTTCGCTTTAAGCCGATCGCTAAAAGCGCCGTCGTAGCGCATCTGGAGCAAATTTTAAAAACCGAAAACATCGCTTACGAAGAGGGCGCGCTCGAAATTCTAGCGCGCAGCGGCTCGGGTTCGCTACGAGACACGCTCACGCTCCTCGATCAGGCGATTATCTTTAGCCGCGAAGGCATCACGCAGCGCGCGATCGCCGATATGTTAGGCCTGCTAGATCCCGCTAAAATAGGCGAAATTTTAGACATCGTGCTGCGCCAAGACCGCGCCGGCGCGATCGAGATCATCAAAGAGGTCGAAAACTACAACGCCGAGACGATAATCGACGAGATGATCGCAAATTTAAAGGATAAATTCCTGCGCCGCGACGCGAAATTTAGCCTGCTGATGTATGAGCGGTTTTTCCGCATTTTAGCGGGCGCTAAGAGCATGCTCGCCATCAGCCCCGACAATACTTACGCGATTTCTATGATGATTTTTATGATGATGGAGGCGGTCAATCTGCGCGAGATCGACGAGCTGATCGAGGTCGGCAGATCCCTGGATCAAGGCGAGGGCTATCCTTCCGCTTCGGCGCCTAATTTAAACGCGCAAAACTCTGCGCCGAATTTTAGATCGAATTCCAATCAAAGCGCGTCATTTGCGTCAAATAGCGAACCGGGCGGCGCGGCTTTTGCACAGAGCGACCAGGGTAGCGCGACAAGCGGAGTGCCGAGCTTTACTGCGAGTGCAAAACGTCCCGCAAGCTCGGCGCAAAACTCCGGTGCCAGCGGTGCAGTGAAACAGAACCTTGACGCAGGCGGCGAGATCAAACCGGGCGCAGCGGCGCAGGCGCAAAATTCTAACTCTTCCGTCAAGACGGGCGCTCAAAATGAAATTTACGAGAATTTTTTAGCCAAAATTTACGACCGCGATTATGATTTGGGCGAGAAATTTAGCAAGTGCGTGGAATTTTTAAAGTTCGAGCGCGGCACGCTGTATCTGCTCTCGCGCGCGCAGGGACAGGACAGAGAGTACCTGCGCAAGGGCTCGCGAGCGATAAATAGCGTGCTAAAATCGCTTTTCGGCGAGAGCGCAAAAATAAAAATCGAGCAAAGCGCGCCGCAAAACGGCGATGATCCCGCCCAAAGCAAGCGCGATCGGAATTCCGCACGCGGCGCAACCGCTACGCAAAGCAAGAATTCTACGAAAGGCGCGACTTCCGAATCCGGCGCCGATACTGCGCGCCCGAGAAATTCGACCTCACAAAGCCATGTAAATTCCGCGTCGCAAAATTTTACTGAAAGCTCAATCTCTAGCAGCGTGCAAGAAAATCCCGAATCTACGCAAGCGAGCGAGCAGAGCTGTGCACCGCAAATAAATTCCGCCGCAGATGAGGCGCAAGCCGCAAAATTGCAAACGGATGCGGCAAGAAATTCCGAGCAGCAGAATTCGAAAAATTCTACGATACAAAATTTTGCGCAGCGAAATTCCGCGACGAATTCCAATTCGCAAAATTCCGCTTCAAATTCCAAGCTGCAAAATTCCGAAATTTCTGCAGGAGACGACGGCGGGGAAAAGGATGATCTGTTAAGATCCACCGATCCGCAAAACTACGCCGCAAAGCCTCGCGATACGAGCAAGAGCGTGCGCGCCGCCAAGGCAGGCCTCGCCGAGCTCGCAAACGGCGCGCAGGACGGCAAGGAAATTTTGATCTCTGAGATAAATAGGCTATTCGGCGAGCCCACCAAAATCACAGAATAG
- a CDS encoding YajG family lipoprotein — MKKFLLGVFALFFVACSQTSSVISLNPYLSKADQTVSGKSVNINAINDQRENQMVIAVINDNDGKLVDEVLLKNNLSAWFDKALRAELEARGVKIDPASPNIVTVNIRSISAAINGYSKENMSARGEIAISIVQGNKTTTKRVSQDQSQFTALRTARSLNPFVQSLLGDIVKKSADQIILTL; from the coding sequence ATGAAAAAATTTTTACTCGGCGTCTTTGCGCTATTTTTTGTCGCCTGCTCGCAAACCAGCAGCGTCATCAGCCTAAATCCATATCTCTCTAAGGCCGATCAGACCGTAAGCGGCAAGTCGGTAAATATCAACGCGATCAACGATCAGCGCGAAAATCAGATGGTAATCGCCGTTATAAACGACAACGACGGCAAACTCGTCGATGAAGTGCTTTTAAAAAACAATCTCTCGGCGTGGTTCGACAAGGCCTTGCGCGCGGAGCTTGAGGCTCGCGGCGTAAAGATCGATCCGGCAAGCCCGAATATCGTAACCGTAAATATTAGAAGCATCTCGGCAGCGATCAACGGCTACTCGAAGGAAAATATGAGCGCAAGAGGCGAGATCGCGATCTCTATCGTGCAGGGCAACAAAACTACGACCAAGCGCGTTTCGCAGGATCAGAGCCAATTTACCGCGCTTCGCACGGCTAGATCGCTTAATCCTTTCGTGCAAAGCCTGCTTGGCGACATCGTCAAAAAATCCGCCGATCAAATCATCTTAACGCTTTAG
- a CDS encoding ComF family protein, protein MRCVNCGAFSLRTICAACAANLAECRLSMRQVEGFSVFYYYGYSEIRELILSKHHEYGAAVLARIASLSLAKFPIHLRREIYANPQNYETFKTDGIFKFNAVPLDDDARSGYSHTAILARALKSELIEPKFHCLRAQNRVKYTGQSLEFRLKHKRNFKILTPPQFPVILVDDIITSGLSMLQARESLIDGGFMPVCGLVLANAKE, encoded by the coding sequence ATGCGCTGCGTAAATTGCGGCGCGTTTAGCCTGCGCACGATCTGCGCCGCCTGCGCCGCAAATTTAGCCGAATGCCGCCTAAGTATGCGGCAGGTGGAGGGCTTTAGCGTGTTTTACTACTACGGCTACTCCGAAATTCGAGAGCTCATACTTTCTAAACATCACGAATACGGCGCTGCGGTGCTTGCGCGCATAGCTTCTTTAAGCCTAGCGAAATTCCCGATTCATCTGCGGCGCGAAATTTATGCAAATCCGCAAAACTACGAAACGTTTAAAACGGACGGAATTTTTAAATTTAACGCCGTGCCGCTGGATGATGACGCTCGTAGCGGATATTCGCACACGGCGATCTTAGCCCGCGCTCTAAAAAGCGAACTGATTGAGCCGAAATTTCACTGCCTACGCGCGCAAAACCGCGTCAAATACACGGGACAGAGTTTGGAATTTCGCCTAAAACACAAGCGAAATTTTAAAATTTTAACCCCGCCGCAATTCCCCGTGATCCTGGTAGACGACATCATCACCTCGGGCCTTAGCATGCTGCAAGCGCGCGAGAGCTTGATCGATGGCGGCTTTATGCCCGTGTGCGGCTTGGTTTTAGCTAATGCAAAAGAATAA
- the gyrA gene encoding DNA gyrase subunit A codes for MQENIFENQEIIDIDVEESIKTSYLDYSMSVIIGRALPDARDGLKPVHRRILYAMNDLGVGSRQPYKKSARIVGDVIGKYHPHGDTAVYDALVRMAQSFSMRIPSVDGQGNFGSIDGDGAAAMRYTEARMTPLAEELLKDLDKETVDFVPNYDESLNEPDVLPARVPNLLLNGSSGIAVGMATNIPPHSLDELVGGLLILLENKNASLEEIMGEIKGPDFPTGGIIYGKKGIIEAYKTGRGRVKIRAKTHIEKKASKDVIVIDELPYQTNKARLIEQIADLVKEKQIEGISEVRDESDRDGIRVVIELKRDAMSEIVLNNLFKQTTMEATFGVIMLAIDGKEPKIFTLIELLKLFLNHRKTVIIRRTIFELQKARARAHILEGLKIALDNIDEVIDVIRNSADTNVARENLMSRFGLSEAQSGAILDMRLSRLTGLEREKIEEELKEILAEIKRLDAILKSEELIEGIIKDELLEIKDKFKCPRITEIVDDYEDIDIEDLIANENMVVTITHRGYIKRVPSKTYEKQKRGGKGRVAVTTYDDDFIESFFTSNTHDTLMFITDRGQLYWLKVYKIPEGSRTAKGKAVVNLIQLGADEKIMAIIPTTDFDPSKSLVFFTRNGIVKRTNLSEFKNIRSLGIRAISLDEDDTLVTALIAPNSAEEMQNYKGGALSGDDLDGGEAEEILEQTEQDILEGSEDEISDEISQDEGAQEGEPQSANENMLFIATKKGMCLKFNLNKIRQMGRIARGVKGIKFKEKGDEVIGAAFILSDMQEILSVSQKGIGKRTTASEYRLTNRGGKGVICMKLTNRTGELIGVVMVDEEMDLMALTTSGKMIRVDMQSIRKAGRNTSGVIVVNVEGDDVVSIATCPKAEEGDEGEADELAQDENLLNSNLDSKNSQSDGPSDEILKGGEDE; via the coding sequence ATGCAAGAAAATATTTTTGAAAATCAAGAGATCATCGATATAGACGTCGAAGAATCAATCAAGACGAGCTATCTTGATTACTCGATGAGCGTTATCATCGGTCGCGCGCTACCCGACGCCAGAGACGGCCTAAAGCCGGTGCATAGGCGAATTTTATATGCGATGAACGATCTTGGCGTGGGCTCTCGCCAGCCATACAAAAAATCCGCTCGTATCGTAGGCGACGTCATCGGTAAATACCATCCGCACGGCGATACCGCCGTTTACGATGCACTCGTGCGAATGGCGCAGAGCTTTTCGATGAGAATTCCTTCCGTGGACGGGCAGGGAAACTTCGGATCGATCGACGGCGACGGAGCGGCGGCGATGAGATACACCGAAGCGCGTATGACGCCGCTAGCCGAGGAGCTGCTAAAAGACCTGGACAAAGAGACGGTCGATTTTGTGCCGAACTACGACGAGAGCTTAAACGAGCCCGACGTCCTGCCTGCGCGCGTGCCGAATTTACTGCTTAACGGCTCGAGCGGAATCGCCGTGGGAATGGCGACGAATATCCCACCGCACAGCCTAGATGAGCTCGTAGGCGGTCTTTTGATACTGCTTGAGAATAAAAACGCAAGCCTAGAGGAGATAATGGGCGAGATCAAGGGTCCCGATTTTCCGACCGGCGGCATAATCTACGGCAAAAAGGGGATCATCGAAGCGTATAAAACGGGCAGAGGGCGCGTTAAAATTCGCGCTAAAACCCATATCGAAAAAAAGGCTAGTAAAGATGTCATCGTAATCGACGAGCTGCCGTATCAAACCAATAAGGCGCGCCTGATCGAGCAGATTGCAGATCTCGTAAAAGAAAAGCAGATTGAGGGCATCTCCGAAGTGCGCGACGAGAGCGATCGCGACGGAATTCGCGTAGTAATCGAGCTTAAGCGCGACGCGATGAGCGAGATCGTACTGAATAATCTATTTAAGCAAACTACGATGGAGGCGACCTTCGGCGTGATAATGCTCGCAATCGACGGCAAAGAGCCGAAGATTTTCACGCTGATAGAGCTTTTGAAACTGTTTTTGAACCACAGAAAAACCGTCATCATCCGCCGCACGATTTTTGAGCTTCAAAAAGCGCGCGCCAGAGCGCATATCTTGGAGGGCTTAAAGATCGCGCTAGATAATATCGACGAAGTGATCGACGTGATTAGAAACTCCGCCGATACAAACGTCGCGCGCGAAAATTTAATGAGCAGATTCGGACTTAGCGAGGCGCAATCGGGCGCGATTTTGGATATGAGGCTAAGCCGCTTAACGGGACTTGAGCGCGAAAAGATCGAGGAGGAGCTAAAAGAAATTTTAGCCGAGATCAAGCGGCTTGATGCGATCCTAAAGAGCGAGGAGCTGATTGAAGGTATCATCAAAGATGAGCTTTTAGAGATCAAAGATAAATTTAAATGTCCGCGCATCACCGAAATCGTCGATGACTACGAGGATATCGACATCGAAGATCTCATCGCGAATGAAAATATGGTCGTTACGATCACTCATCGCGGCTACATCAAGCGCGTGCCTAGCAAGACTTACGAGAAGCAAAAGCGCGGCGGCAAGGGGCGCGTGGCGGTCACGACGTACGATGACGACTTCATCGAGAGCTTTTTTACGTCCAACACTCACGACACGCTTATGTTTATCACCGACCGCGGGCAGCTTTACTGGCTTAAAGTCTATAAAATTCCTGAGGGTTCGCGTACCGCAAAGGGCAAGGCGGTAGTAAATTTAATCCAGCTCGGCGCGGACGAAAAGATTATGGCGATCATCCCTACGACCGATTTTGATCCGAGCAAGTCGCTCGTATTTTTCACTCGCAACGGCATCGTAAAACGCACAAATTTAAGCGAGTTTAAAAACATCCGCTCACTTGGCATCCGCGCTATCAGCCTGGATGAGGACGACACTCTCGTAACCGCTCTCATCGCTCCAAACAGCGCCGAGGAGATGCAAAACTACAAAGGAGGCGCTCTAAGCGGCGACGATCTGGACGGCGGCGAAGCTGAAGAAATTCTAGAGCAGACCGAGCAGGATATTTTGGAGGGAAGCGAGGATGAAATTTCAGATGAAATTTCGCAAGACGAGGGCGCGCAAGAGGGCGAGCCGCAAAGCGCCAACGAAAATATGCTCTTCATCGCTACGAAAAAGGGAATGTGCCTTAAATTTAATCTAAATAAAATTCGCCAGATGGGGCGCATCGCTCGTGGCGTAAAGGGGATTAAATTTAAAGAAAAAGGCGACGAGGTCATCGGCGCCGCGTTTATTCTAAGCGATATGCAAGAAATTTTAAGCGTGAGCCAAAAAGGCATCGGCAAGCGCACGACCGCGAGCGAGTATCGCCTCACAAACCGCGGCGGCAAGGGCGTCATCTGCATGAAGCTCACCAACCGTACGGGCGAGCTCATCGGCGTCGTGATGGTCGATGAGGAGATGGATCTTATGGCGCTTACTACGAGCGGCAAGATGATCCGCGTGGATATGCAAAGCATCCGCAAAGCGGGCCGCAACACCAGCGGCGTCATCGTCGTAAATGTCGAGGGCGACGACGTCGTGAGCATCGCGACCTGCCCGAAAGCTGAGGAGGGCGACGAGGGCGAAGCGGACGAGCTTGCGCAGGATGAAAATTTATTAAATTCAAATTTGGATAGTAAAAATTCGCAGAGCGACGGCCCTAGCGATGAAATTTTAAAAGGAGGAGAGGATGAGTAG